A window of Streptomyces marispadix contains these coding sequences:
- a CDS encoding Bug family tripartite tricarboxylate transporter substrate binding protein translates to MRQRTLLSLLGATLLVLIGPPLITTGSGAATGTNIPGLKFMVPNTPGGGYDITARTAAKDAEDAGLNHNIEVYNLPGAGGTVGLTRLVNERGNGKLAMSMGLGVVGAVRTNDSPSTLADATPIARTVEEPDIVVVSKKSKYKTFEQLLKDWKKKPGSLPVGGGSSAGGPDHLAPMLMARDAGIEPKSVNYVPFDGGGELLASVLGGKVAFGISGISEYRDQIKSGELRLLAVTGKKRIEGFDAPTLKEAGMNVEFTNWRGIMAPPGLSEAKRAKLVHFFDELHRSPQWKKSLKRNGWDDAYLTGEKYGRFLEAQDDRVESVLKEVGK, encoded by the coding sequence GTGCGCCAGCGCACCCTTCTGTCACTTCTCGGGGCGACGCTGCTCGTACTGATCGGCCCCCCGCTGATCACCACGGGCAGCGGCGCCGCGACGGGGACGAACATCCCCGGGCTGAAGTTCATGGTTCCCAACACCCCGGGCGGCGGCTACGACATCACCGCGCGTACCGCCGCCAAGGACGCCGAGGACGCCGGGCTCAACCACAACATCGAGGTGTACAACCTGCCCGGCGCGGGCGGCACCGTCGGCCTGACCCGCCTGGTCAACGAGCGCGGCAACGGCAAGCTCGCGATGTCGATGGGCCTCGGCGTGGTCGGTGCCGTACGTACCAACGACTCGCCCTCCACGCTCGCGGACGCGACGCCGATCGCACGCACGGTGGAGGAGCCGGACATCGTGGTGGTCTCCAAGAAGTCCAAGTACAAGACGTTCGAGCAGCTTCTTAAGGACTGGAAGAAGAAGCCCGGCTCGCTGCCCGTGGGCGGCGGCTCCTCGGCGGGCGGCCCCGACCATCTGGCACCGATGCTGATGGCGAGGGACGCGGGCATCGAGCCCAAGTCCGTCAACTACGTGCCCTTCGACGGCGGCGGCGAACTGCTCGCCTCGGTGCTCGGCGGCAAGGTCGCCTTCGGCATCTCCGGCATCAGCGAGTACCGCGACCAGATCAAGTCCGGAGAACTGCGCCTGCTCGCCGTCACCGGCAAGAAGCGCATCGAGGGCTTCGACGCCCCGACCCTCAAGGAGGCGGGCATGAACGTGGAGTTCACCAACTGGCGCGGCATCATGGCGCCGCCCGGCCTCTCCGAGGCGAAGCGCGCCAAGCTCGTCCACTTCTTCGACGAGCTGCACCGCAGCCCCCAGTGGAAGAAGTCCCTCAAGCGCAACGGCTGGGACGACGCCTATCTCACCGGTGAGAAGTACGGGCGGTTCCTCGAAGCGCAGGACGACCGTGTCGAGTCCGTCCTGAAGGAGGTGGGCAAGTGA
- a CDS encoding DUF389 domain-containing protein, translated as MLHLRLIVPSSRTGEVTTLLDSTVGTAHLVVLPGAARDPEGDVVMCDVAREAADELISGLRGLGLDEHGAISVEDIDLSLSDRGHQAEVDAPGEGVDAVLWESLADATHEESRLSVTYLAFLVVATMLAACGVMLDSAILIVGAMAVGPEFGPLAGVCTALVHRVPRLALRSLTALVIGFPLAMLATGGFTVLMDALGLFSKKMYEQPHPVSEFVWQPDLMSFVVAALAGIAGMLSLTSSKSGALVGVAISVTTVPAAADAAMALSYGDFHATSGSAQQLGVNLLGILVAGTLTLLGQKAFWSWKRRRPARAAKA; from the coding sequence ATGCTTCATCTGCGGCTGATCGTCCCGTCGTCGCGTACCGGCGAGGTCACGACCCTCCTGGACTCCACCGTCGGCACCGCCCATCTCGTAGTGCTGCCTGGAGCGGCCCGCGACCCGGAGGGCGACGTGGTGATGTGCGACGTCGCGAGGGAGGCCGCCGACGAGCTGATCTCGGGGCTGCGCGGCCTCGGCCTCGACGAGCACGGTGCGATCTCCGTGGAGGACATCGACCTCTCGCTGTCGGACCGCGGCCACCAGGCCGAGGTCGACGCCCCCGGTGAGGGCGTCGACGCGGTGCTGTGGGAGTCGCTGGCCGACGCCACACACGAGGAGTCGCGGCTGTCGGTCACGTATCTGGCGTTCCTCGTGGTGGCGACGATGCTCGCCGCGTGCGGCGTGATGCTCGACAGCGCGATCCTCATCGTCGGGGCGATGGCCGTGGGGCCGGAGTTCGGGCCGCTCGCCGGGGTTTGCACCGCGCTCGTACACCGGGTGCCGCGTCTCGCGCTGCGGTCGCTGACCGCGCTGGTGATCGGCTTCCCGCTGGCGATGCTCGCGACGGGCGGCTTCACCGTACTGATGGACGCACTGGGCCTGTTCAGCAAGAAGATGTACGAACAGCCGCACCCCGTCAGCGAGTTCGTATGGCAGCCGGACCTGATGTCGTTCGTGGTGGCCGCGCTGGCGGGCATCGCGGGGATGCTCTCGCTGACGTCCTCGAAGTCCGGTGCGCTGGTGGGCGTGGCGATCTCGGTGACGACGGTGCCCGCGGCGGCCGACGCGGCGATGGCCCTGAGCTACGGCGATTTCCACGCGACGTCGGGATCGGCGCAGCAGCTCGGTGTGAACCTGCTCGGCATCCTCGTCGCGGGCACGCTGACGCTGCTGGGGCAGAAGGCGTTCTGGAGCTGGAAGCGGCGGCGTCCGGCGCGTGCGGCGAAGGCGTAA
- a CDS encoding tripartite tricarboxylate transporter permease, with protein sequence MESLSSLLDGFGTALTPLNLLWAAVGVLLGTAIGVLPGIGPAMAVALLLPVTYGLDPVGAFIMFAGIYYGGMFGGSTTSILLNTPGESAAVVTAIEGHPMAKSGRGAQALAAAAIGHFAGGMIGTILLVALAPTVASLAVDIGAPDYFAIMVLAFIAVTSVLGRSRVRGFAALLIGLTIGLVGLDQMTGQQRLTFGSLQLSDGIDVVIVAVGLFAIGEALWVAAHAHRAAGESIPVGRPWLDGSDLRRTWKPWLRGPVIGFPFGAVPAGGAEIPTFLSYVTEKRLSRHKKEFGKGAIEGVAGPESASSASAAGTLVSLLTLGLPTTAVAAVMLAAFQQYGIQPGPLLFEREPDLVWGLIASLFVGMVLLLVLNLPLAPVWAKLLRIPQPYLYAGILFFAAVGAYAVGGEAVDMVILLVIGVIGLMMRRFGLPVLPAIIGVILGPNAEQQLRRALQISDGHVSGLVNTPFAVTVYVVIALLLAWPWLRRMAGRGREEGRGAAVAAGPDGDSGRDSDGGDEGGDSGTPGKEDAKV encoded by the coding sequence ATGGAATCCCTCTCCTCCCTGCTCGACGGCTTCGGCACCGCGCTGACGCCGCTCAATCTGCTGTGGGCCGCGGTCGGCGTGCTGCTGGGCACCGCGATCGGCGTGCTGCCCGGCATCGGCCCGGCCATGGCCGTGGCGCTGCTGCTGCCGGTGACCTACGGGCTGGACCCGGTCGGCGCGTTCATCATGTTCGCCGGGATCTACTACGGCGGGATGTTCGGCGGCTCCACCACCTCGATCCTGCTCAACACCCCCGGTGAGAGCGCGGCCGTCGTCACCGCGATCGAGGGCCATCCGATGGCGAAGTCCGGCCGTGGCGCGCAGGCCCTCGCGGCGGCGGCCATCGGCCACTTCGCGGGCGGCATGATCGGCACGATCCTGCTGGTGGCGCTGGCACCGACGGTCGCCTCCCTCGCCGTCGACATCGGCGCCCCGGACTACTTCGCGATCATGGTGCTGGCCTTCATCGCAGTGACGTCCGTACTCGGGCGCTCCCGGGTGCGCGGCTTCGCGGCACTGCTGATCGGCCTGACGATCGGCCTCGTAGGACTCGACCAGATGACGGGCCAGCAGCGCCTCACCTTCGGCAGCCTCCAGCTCTCCGACGGCATCGACGTGGTCATCGTCGCCGTGGGCCTCTTCGCCATCGGCGAGGCGCTGTGGGTCGCCGCGCACGCGCACCGCGCCGCTGGCGAGTCGATACCGGTCGGACGTCCCTGGCTCGACGGCTCCGACCTGCGGCGCACCTGGAAGCCGTGGCTGCGGGGGCCGGTCATCGGCTTCCCCTTCGGAGCGGTACCGGCCGGCGGCGCGGAGATCCCCACCTTCCTCTCGTACGTCACCGAGAAGCGGCTGTCCCGGCATAAGAAGGAGTTCGGCAAGGGCGCCATCGAAGGCGTAGCGGGCCCGGAGTCGGCGTCGTCGGCCTCCGCCGCCGGAACGCTGGTCTCGCTGCTCACGCTCGGCCTGCCCACGACCGCGGTGGCGGCCGTGATGCTCGCCGCGTTCCAGCAGTACGGGATTCAGCCCGGCCCGCTGCTCTTCGAGCGCGAACCGGACCTGGTGTGGGGCCTGATCGCCTCCCTCTTCGTCGGCATGGTGCTGCTGCTCGTGCTCAACCTGCCGCTGGCGCCGGTGTGGGCGAAGCTGCTGCGCATTCCGCAGCCGTACCTCTACGCGGGGATTCTCTTCTTCGCCGCGGTCGGCGCGTACGCGGTGGGCGGCGAAGCCGTCGACATGGTGATCCTGCTGGTGATCGGCGTCATCGGCCTGATGATGCGCCGCTTCGGACTGCCGGTGCTGCCGGCCATCATCGGCGTCATCCTCGGGCCCAACGCCGAGCAGCAGTTGCGCCGTGCGCTCCAGATCAGCGACGGCCATGTGTCGGGCCTGGTGAACACGCCGTTCGCCGTCACCGTCTACGTGGTGATCGCGCTGCTGCTGGCATGGCCGTGGCTGCGGCGCATGGCCGGACGCGGACGGGAGGAAGGGCGGGGAGCGGCGGTGGCCGCAGGCCCGGACGGTGACAGCGGCCGTGACAGCGACGGTGGCGACGAGGGCGGGGACAGCGGTAC
- a CDS encoding tripartite tricarboxylate transporter TctB family protein, whose protein sequence is MSTEPTTDASGASAASGGTTGGTTGASPDPSPSPGSWRERLRGRSELGVSVLLLVVGVLVLSDTLTMETVAGQRGPVGPRTVPLVVGVALLLVAVALAVDVLRGGRGEGDDGADAGAEPADWRTVALLAGIFLASAALIEPLGFPITGALLFWGSAYALGSRNAARDPLIAAVLSMATFAAFNTLLGVPLPGGPLMGVL, encoded by the coding sequence GTGAGCACCGAACCCACGACGGACGCCTCCGGAGCCTCCGCCGCATCGGGCGGCACGACCGGCGGCACGACCGGCGCCTCCCCCGATCCCTCGCCGTCGCCGGGCAGTTGGCGCGAGCGGCTGCGCGGTCGCTCCGAACTCGGCGTCAGCGTCCTGCTGTTGGTCGTGGGCGTGCTGGTACTGAGCGACACGCTCACCATGGAGACCGTCGCGGGCCAGCGCGGCCCCGTCGGCCCCAGGACCGTGCCGCTCGTCGTCGGTGTCGCGCTGCTCCTCGTCGCGGTCGCGCTCGCCGTCGACGTACTGCGCGGCGGACGCGGCGAAGGCGACGACGGCGCGGATGCCGGAGCCGAGCCCGCCGACTGGCGCACCGTCGCCCTGCTTGCCGGGATCTTCCTCGCCTCGGCGGCCCTCATCGAGCCCCTCGGCTTCCCGATCACGGGCGCGCTGCTCTTCTGGGGCTCCGCGTACGCGCTCGGCAGCCGAAACGCCGCCCGCGATCCGCTGATCGCGGCCGTACTGTCCATGGCCACCTTCGCGGCCTTCAACACCCTGCTGGGCGTGCCCCTGCCCGGCGGACCGCTGATGGGGGTGCTGTGA